The Desulfuromonas sp. genomic interval AAAAAAGATTCTCAAAGGAGAGAAGATGCCGGAAACGAGGGAATTACGGACACTGCACGATATTCTGCTACGTGCCAACCGGCGCCGGCCGAACAACGATGCGTTCATCTACCGGATCGGAGGCGACGAACAGGTCGTCACCTACCGTAAATTCTACGAAGATGTTCTCCTGCTCTCCCGGGCGTTTGCTGACAAGAAGGTCGGCAAGGGGAGCAAAGTCCTCCTGCTCTCCGACAACCGCTACGCCTGGATCGTCACCGACTTTGCCCTGCTTGCCCTTGGCGCAATCAGCGTTCCCCGCGGCAGCGACACACCGACCCGCGAACTCGACTACATTATCGACCATTCCGGCTGCGACTATCTGGTTGTCGAAACCCGGAGCCTGCTCGATAAACATAGCGAACTGTTTTCGCAGACGAAACTACGCAACATTTTTCTCATCGAGGGTGAAAGGGGTCACAAGCTTTTCAGCAATCTCTACACCTACAACGAGTTGATGAAAGACCGGACCATCACCCCCGAAGATATCGAGGAGTTTGAAAGACATGGCGAAAAACTTGAGTCCGACGACATCTTCACCCTGATCTACACCTCGGGAACCACCGGCAATCCGAAAGGGGTCATGCTGACCCATCGCAACGTCATGTACAACGTCGAGAAAATCCCGCTTATCGTCAATCTTGAGCCGGACGACTACTGGCTTTCGGTTATGCCGACCTGGCATATTTTTGAACGGGCGGCCGAGTACATGGCGATCGCCAGCGGCGGATGTACTGTCTACTCGTCGGTGAAAACTTTTGCCGAGGACCTCCAGTATTACAAACCAACCCTGGTCTGCTCGGTGCCGCGTCTCTGGGAAGCGCTCTACTCCAGAATCAATGCCGCCATTGAGGAAAAAGGGGCGGGCAAAGCCCGCCTGTTCCGTCTCCTGCTCAAGGCCTCAGCAGCCTATCGGCGCAACCGTCGACTGCTCAAGAACCAGCTGCCCCGCTTCCGCAAAGACTACATCCTCAACACCTTGCCGTGTAA includes:
- a CDS encoding long-chain fatty acid--CoA ligase, with the translated sequence MPETRELRTLHDILLRANRRRPNNDAFIYRIGGDEQVVTYRKFYEDVLLLSRAFADKKVGKGSKVLLLSDNRYAWIVTDFALLALGAISVPRGSDTPTRELDYIIDHSGCDYLVVETRSLLDKHSELFSQTKLRNIFLIEGERGHKLFSNLYTYNELMKDRTITPEDIEEFERHGEKLESDDIFTLIYTSGTTGNPKGVMLTHRNVMYNVEKIPLIVNLEPDDYWLSVMPTWHIFERAAEYMAIASGGCTVYSSVKTFAEDLQYYKPTLVCSVPRLWEALYSRINAAIEEKGAGKARLFRLLLKASAAYRRNRRLLKNQLPRFRKDYILNTLPCKFLAVVKLVLLAIPYRIAQKKFILVQERFGGQLRLAVSGGGSLPKYLDEWIDALGIRIVNAYGMTECAPAIAARGLNCEIFGTLGPALPGTEIRIADEHNQPLPAGVEGEIQVKGPQVMPGYYNNDVENAKTFTTDGFLKTGDLGKMTISNELLLTGRAKEIIVLASGENIDPSRIEGAITMLPFVKDAVLVGQDRKGLAALIVPDFDKLKEFAREKLQRSKENDDELIQDQGLVDRTRQEINKLLHPKDGFKTHERLMNLRFLDKEFTPGEELTNTLKKKRHVIERKYHELIEKLFS